The following proteins come from a genomic window of Campylobacter coli 76339:
- a CDS encoding Fibronectin/fibrinogen-binding protein, with the protein MKYTELMQLQKFFSQFKKIDFIKRVNDNILELSFDKQRFIFDLTRGMSAIYTAKLMSKNYNAPFDFMLKKYFNNAFIKEVKLLQGNRILCFGVKVDKAYKSYESKIYFEFTGKNTNVIITDEKDSIIEALRHIDKSYRIVKPNVVLEALKPYKMDENFEEIKNFNDYFSQKFEILHANKIKQIQALKLAQIDKKIENLKELFLTLDKEEVLLDQALNLRKQADILFANLSILKEYEREFELDDFEGKRVKFKLDLSPKESANLFYKNAKKLEQKARNLNLQRENLKEKLDFAYGLKEMLNKAKNEFELEILLPKKSTKKNQENKQDNGIANFYFNEFKICVGKNEKGNENLLKSAKKDDLWLHARDIPSSHVLIISNKQKISEEVIEFSARLCVNFSGLKKGSYWVDYTLKNFVKVQQKAFVNYTNFKSINIAKD; encoded by the coding sequence ATGAAATACACAGAACTTATGCAATTACAAAAGTTTTTTTCCCAGTTTAAAAAAATCGATTTTATCAAGCGTGTTAATGATAATATTTTAGAACTAAGTTTTGATAAACAAAGATTTATTTTTGACTTAACTCGTGGAATGAGTGCTATTTATACCGCAAAATTGATGAGTAAAAATTATAATGCTCCTTTTGATTTTATGCTAAAAAAATACTTTAACAATGCTTTTATCAAAGAAGTGAAATTGCTTCAAGGCAATCGTATTTTGTGTTTTGGTGTTAAGGTGGATAAAGCTTATAAGAGTTACGAAAGCAAGATTTATTTTGAATTTACGGGTAAAAATACTAATGTAATTATCACAGATGAAAAAGATTCGATTATAGAGGCTTTAAGACATATCGACAAAAGCTACCGCATTGTTAAACCCAATGTGGTTTTAGAGGCTTTAAAGCCTTACAAAATGGATGAAAATTTTGAAGAAATAAAAAATTTTAATGATTATTTTAGTCAAAAATTTGAAATTTTACATGCAAATAAAATCAAGCAAATTCAAGCGCTTAAACTCGCTCAAATCGATAAAAAAATAGAAAATTTAAAAGAACTTTTTCTTACTTTGGACAAAGAAGAAGTTTTATTAGATCAGGCTTTAAATTTAAGAAAACAAGCGGATATTTTATTTGCTAATTTAAGTATTTTAAAAGAATACGAAAGAGAATTTGAGCTTGATGATTTTGAAGGAAAAAGGGTAAAATTTAAACTTGATTTAAGTCCAAAAGAAAGTGCTAATTTATTTTATAAAAATGCTAAAAAATTAGAGCAAAAGGCTAGAAATTTAAATTTACAAAGAGAAAATTTAAAAGAAAAATTAGACTTTGCTTATGGCTTAAAAGAAATGCTAAATAAGGCTAAAAATGAATTTGAGCTTGAAATTTTATTGCCCAAAAAAAGTACTAAGAAAAATCAAGAAAACAAACAAGATAATGGCATAGCTAATTTTTATTTTAATGAGTTTAAAATTTGCGTGGGTAAAAATGAAAAAGGCAATGAGAACTTACTAAAGAGTGCAAAAAAAGATGACTTGTGGTTACATGCAAGAGATATTCCTAGCTCTCATGTTTTGATTATTTCAAACAAGCAAAAAATCAGCGAAGAAGTGATAGAATTTAGTGCAAGACTTTGCGTGAATTTTTCAGGATTAAAGAAAGGTTCATATTGGGTCGATTATACTTTAAAGAATTTTGTTAAGGTTCAGCAAAAGGCGTTTGTAAATTATACAAATTTCAAAAGTATCAATATCGCAAAGGATTGA
- a CDS encoding Putative coiled-coil protein yields MPVSPIGNMNFVNQNMAYPATQASNELAKEGFAASLNMAAFNEKEKALNKLEKVNETHEIKEEIKEKAEQEEKKKKQKQETKDDKDEDLEEQKEEASFKNAQSIHHIDISI; encoded by the coding sequence ATGCCAGTTAGCCCGATAGGAAATATGAATTTTGTCAATCAAAATATGGCTTATCCTGCTACTCAAGCAAGCAATGAGCTTGCAAAAGAAGGTTTTGCGGCTTCATTGAATATGGCAGCTTTTAACGAAAAAGAAAAAGCTTTAAACAAGCTTGAAAAAGTGAATGAAACTCACGAAATCAAAGAAGAGATCAAAGAAAAAGCCGAACAAGAAGAAAAAAAGAAAAAACAAAAGCAAGAAACAAAAGACGATAAAGATGAAGACTTAGAAGAGCAAAAAGAAGAAGCCAGCTTTAAAAATGCACAAAGTATTCATCATATAGATATCAGCATATAA
- a CDS encoding Phosphatidate cytidylyltransferase: MFNSARIIWGVVMAVAVVLIALIDQFIINFIVFALILYLAFNEAKKLFNLENVSIIPLALAFILGTISENPLAFGALAALLVLGYLVYKKALSLKAVWIYLYPSLPVLALWQVYLDNGMFALFWLIAIVAICDSAAYFIGKLLGKTPFSQTSPNKTLEGVIGGLVCASVLGTLIGVFVYSFWLSLLCSFFVALFAVIGDLLESYFKREAGVKDSGDLIPGHGGILDRIDAVIIAAFVMVALL, encoded by the coding sequence ATGTTTAACTCAGCAAGAATTATTTGGGGTGTAGTGATGGCCGTAGCAGTGGTACTCATCGCTTTAATCGATCAGTTTATTATCAATTTTATTGTTTTTGCGCTGATATTGTATCTAGCTTTTAATGAAGCAAAAAAATTATTTAATTTAGAAAATGTAAGCATCATCCCTTTGGCTTTAGCCTTTATACTTGGAACCATTAGTGAAAATCCTTTGGCTTTTGGTGCTTTAGCAGCACTTTTGGTGTTGGGTTATCTCGTATATAAAAAAGCTCTTAGCTTAAAAGCTGTTTGGATTTATCTTTATCCAAGCTTGCCTGTATTAGCACTTTGGCAGGTGTATTTAGATAATGGAATGTTTGCTTTATTTTGGTTGATTGCTATCGTTGCGATTTGTGATAGCGCAGCTTATTTTATAGGCAAGCTTTTGGGAAAAACTCCCTTTTCACAAACTAGTCCTAATAAAACCTTAGAAGGTGTGATAGGTGGACTTGTTTGCGCGAGCGTTTTAGGTACTCTGATAGGAGTTTTTGTTTATAGTTTTTGGCTTTCTTTACTTTGCTCGTTTTTTGTAGCGCTTTTTGCGGTTATTGGTGATTTACTTGAGAGTTATTTTAAAAGAGAAGCAGGAGTAAAAGATAGCGGAGATCTTATACCAGGACATGGTGGAATTTTAGATAGAATTGATGCGGTGATTATCGCTGCTTTTGTAATGGTTGCTCTTTTATGA
- a CDS encoding 1-deoxy-D-xylulose 5-phosphate reductoisomerase, producing MIVFGSTGSIGLNALKLATLKNIKISALACGENISLLNEQIEQFKPEFVAIKNSKDKHLVKHDKVFIGQEGLEEILSLCEDDLLLNAIVGFAGLKSTLKAKELGKKIALANKESLVVAGKFLKGVKFLPVDSEHSALKFLLEGKKDIAKLYITASGGAFYKHKIKDLSHVSVKDALKHPNWNMGSKITIDSATMANKLFEIIEAYHLYDFKNIDALIEPKSLVHAMCEFKNGASTAYFSRADMKLSISEAIFSKHDSQILEPIDFVKLSSLKFYKISTKKYPIFKLKNELLNNPDLGVIINAANEIGVQNFLDNKIQFLDIAHTVFKALDHFGAPKISSIEEVFEYDYKTREYLKGMK from the coding sequence ATGATAGTTTTTGGAAGTACAGGAAGCATAGGACTTAATGCTCTCAAACTTGCCACTTTAAAAAATATCAAGATTTCTGCTCTTGCTTGCGGGGAAAATATAAGTCTTTTAAATGAACAAATAGAACAATTCAAACCCGAATTTGTAGCGATTAAAAACTCCAAAGATAAGCATCTGGTAAAACATGATAAAGTTTTTATAGGACAAGAAGGCTTAGAAGAAATTTTAAGTTTGTGTGAAGATGATTTGCTACTGAATGCCATCGTGGGTTTTGCAGGATTAAAAAGTACTTTAAAAGCAAAGGAGCTTGGCAAAAAAATCGCTTTGGCCAATAAAGAAAGTTTAGTGGTTGCTGGAAAATTTCTAAAAGGAGTGAAATTTTTACCTGTAGATAGTGAGCATTCGGCTTTAAAATTTTTACTTGAGGGTAAAAAAGATATAGCAAAGCTTTATATTACCGCAAGTGGCGGGGCTTTTTATAAACATAAAATTAAAGATTTAAGCCATGTGAGTGTTAAAGATGCTTTAAAGCATCCAAATTGGAATATGGGTTCAAAGATCACGATAGATAGCGCAACGATGGCAAATAAGCTTTTTGAAATCATCGAAGCTTATCATTTGTATGATTTTAAAAACATCGATGCTTTGATCGAACCAAAATCTTTAGTCCATGCCATGTGTGAGTTTAAAAATGGCGCAAGCACGGCGTATTTTTCAAGAGCAGATATGAAATTATCCATATCAGAGGCTATTTTTTCTAAGCATGATAGCCAAATTTTAGAGCCTATTGACTTTGTTAAACTTTCTAGTTTAAAATTTTATAAAATCAGCACGAAAAAATATCCTATTTTTAAACTCAAAAATGAGCTTTTAAACAATCCTGATTTGGGTGTGATTATCAATGCTGCTAATGAAATAGGAGTGCAAAATTTTTTAGATAATAAAATACAATTTTTAGATATTGCTCATACTGTCTTTAAAGCCTTAGATCATTTTGGTGCGCCTAAAATTTCAAGCATTGAAGAAGTTTTTGAGTATGATTATAAGACAAGAGAGTATTTAAAGGGAATGAAATGA